A genomic window from Sorex araneus isolate mSorAra2 chromosome 2, mSorAra2.pri, whole genome shotgun sequence includes:
- the UBL5 gene encoding ubiquitin-like protein 5: MIEVVCNDRLGKKVRVKCNTDDTIGDLKKLIAAQTGTRWNKIVLKKWYTIFKDHVSLGDYEIHDGMNLELYYQ; this comes from the exons ATGATCGAGGTTGTGTGTAACGACCGTCTGGGCAAAAAAGTCCGTGTTAAGTGCAA CACCGATGACACCATCGGCGATCTCAAGAAGCTGATTGCGGCCCAGACGGGAACCCGTTGGAACAAGATCGTGTTGAAGAAGTG GTACACGATTTTCAAGGACCACGTGTCTCTGGGGGACT ATGAAATCCATGATGGCATGAACTTGGAGCTTTATTATCAGTAG
- the PIN1 gene encoding peptidyl-prolyl cis-trans isomerase NIMA-interacting 1 yields MADEEKLPPGWEKRMSRSSGRVYYFNHITNASQWERPSGNSSGGSSGGRNGQGEPSRVRCSHLLVKHSQSRRPSSWRQEKITRSKEEALELINGYIQKIKSGEEDFESLASQFSDCSSAKARGDLGAFSRGQMQKPFEDASFALRTGEMSGPVFTDSGIHIILRTE; encoded by the exons ATGGCGGACGAGGAGAAGCTGCCGCCCGGCTGGGAGAAGCGCATGAGCCGCAGCTCAG gccgCGTGTACTACTTCAACCACATCACCAACGCCAGCCAGTGGGAGCGGCCCAGCGGCAACAGCAgtggcggcagcagcggcggcagAAATGGACAGGGCGAGCCATCGCGGGTCCGCTGCTCACACCTTCTCGTCAAGCACAGCCAGTCCCGGCGCCCCTCATCCTGGCGGCAGGAGAAGATCACCCGGAGCAAGGAGGAGGCCCTGGAGCTGATTAATG GCTACATCCAGAAGATCAAGTCTGGAGAGGAGGACTTTGAATCCCTGGCCTCACAGTTCAGCGACTGCAGCTCAGCCAAGGCCAGGGGGGACCTGGGGGCTTTCAGCagag GTCAGATGCAGAAACCCTTCGAGGACGCGTCCTTCGCGCTGCGGACGGGGGAGATGAGCGGGCCTGTGTTCACGGACTCGGGGATCCACATCATCCTGCGCACCGAGTGA
- the FBXL12 gene encoding F-box/LRR-repeat protein 12 — translation MMATLSDLPDSVLLEIFTYLPVRDRIRISRVCHRWKRLVDDRWLWRHVDLTLYTMRPKVMWHLLRRYMATRLHSLRMGGYLFSGSKAPQLSPALLRALGQKCPNLQRLCLHVADLTLVPITSLPSTLRTLELHSCEISLAWLLREQDPNVLPHLERIVLDRVPAFHDEHLQGLTRFRALRSLVLGGTYRITETGLDAGLQELSYLQWLEVLGCTLSADSTLRAISRRLQEVRKIRLTVGGLSASGLAVLEGMPALESLCLLGPLVTPEMPTATEILSSCLTMPKLKVLELQGLGWEGQEAEKILSKGLPHCTVIVRARPKETMDWWM, via the exons ATGATGGCCACTCTGAGCGACCTGCCGGACTCGGTGCTGTTGGAGATCTTCACGTACCTGCCCGTGCGGGACCGGATCCGCATCTCCCG GGTCTGTCACCGCTGGAAGAGGCTCGTGGACGACCGCTGGCTGTGGCGACACGTCGACCTGACCCTCTACACG ATGCGACCCAAGGTCATGTGGCACCTCCTCCGCCGCTACATGGCGACGCGCCTGCACTCCCTGCGCATGGGGGGGTACCTGTTCTCGGGCTCCAAGGCCCCGCAGCTGTCGCCTGCGCTCCTGCGGGCCCTGGGCCAGAAGTGCCCCAATCTGCAGCGCCTgtgcctgcatgtggccgacctgacgCTGGTGCCCATCACCAGCCTGCCCTCCACCCTGCGCACCCTGGAACTGCACAGCTGCGAGATCTCCCTGGCCTGGCTGCTGCGCGAGCAGGACCCCAACGTGCTGCCACACCTCGAGCGCATCGTGCTGGACCGCGTGCCCGCCTTCCACGACGAGCACCTGCAGGGCCTCACCCGCTTCCGGGCGCTGCGCTCACTGGTGCTGGGGGGCACATACCGCATCACCGAGACCGGGCTGGACGCGGGCCTGCAGGAGCTGAGCTACCTGCAGTGGCTCGAGGTGCTGGGCTGCACCCTGTCGGCCGACAGCACCCTGCGCGCCATCAGCCGCCGCCTCCAGGAAGTGCGCAAGATCCGGCTGACCGTCGGGGGACTCTCGGCCTCGGGCCTGGCCGTGCTGGAGGGGATGCCGGCGCTGGAGAGCCTGTGCCTGCTGGGGCCCCTGGTCACCCCCGAGATGCCCACCGCCACAGAGATCCTGTCCTCCTGCCTCACCATGCCCAAGCTGAAGGTTCTGGAGCTCCAGGGCCTGGGCTGGGAGGGGCAAGAGGCCGAGAAGATCCTGAGCAAGGGGCTGCCCCACTGTACGGTCATCGTGAGGGCCCGCCCCAAGGAGACCATGGACTGGTGGATGTGA